In the genome of Xanthomonas translucens pv. cerealis, one region contains:
- the ppk2 gene encoding polyphosphate kinase 2 produces the protein MSKLKRKQYQALMQPLQLELAALAQALQHSGERVLVLFEGRDTAGKGGAIQAIAEHLNPRQCRVVALPKPTDRESTQWYFQRYATHLPAAGEMVLMDRSWYNRAGVERVMGYCSDTQYQAFLRQAPLFEQLLVDDGIRLFKYWLCVDQEQQEKRFAERLHDPLKGWKLSPVDLQSRTQYAEYTRAREAMLDATHREQAPWTLVDFNDQKRGRLTLIRHLLDQLPDTPLQEPELELPPLKHRPRKEKFGVLPPIAAYPG, from the coding sequence AGCGCTGCAGCACAGCGGCGAACGGGTGCTGGTGCTGTTCGAAGGCCGCGACACCGCCGGCAAGGGCGGCGCGATCCAGGCCATCGCCGAACATCTGAACCCGCGCCAGTGCCGGGTGGTGGCGCTGCCCAAGCCGACCGACCGCGAAAGCACGCAGTGGTATTTCCAGCGCTACGCCACGCATCTGCCGGCCGCCGGCGAAATGGTGCTGATGGACCGCAGCTGGTACAACCGCGCCGGGGTGGAGCGGGTGATGGGCTATTGCAGCGACACGCAATACCAGGCCTTCCTGCGCCAGGCGCCGCTGTTCGAGCAATTGCTGGTCGACGACGGCATCCGCCTGTTCAAGTACTGGTTGTGCGTGGACCAGGAGCAGCAGGAGAAGCGCTTCGCCGAACGCCTGCACGATCCGCTGAAGGGCTGGAAGCTTTCGCCGGTGGACCTGCAGTCGCGCACCCAGTACGCCGAATACACCCGCGCCCGCGAGGCGATGCTGGACGCCACCCACCGCGAACAGGCACCGTGGACGCTGGTGGATTTCAACGACCAGAAGCGCGGCCGCCTGACGCTGATCCGGCATCTGCTCGACCAGTTGCCCGACACGCCGCTGCAGGAGCCGGAGTTGGAACTGCCGCCACTGAAGCACAGGCCGCGCAAGGAAAAGTTCGGCGTGTTGCCGCCGATCGCGGCGTATCCTGGTTGA